Proteins from a genomic interval of Hippocampus zosterae strain Florida chromosome 14, ASM2543408v3, whole genome shotgun sequence:
- the rpap1 gene encoding RNA polymerase II-associated protein 1 isoform X3: MLQRPKPGGSEADLLREQEEFIKSGAPAAATVLRRPDKRRGEMGEGPEEDLQSHDPENQRDVVTIEDLPDQLPSLTPAPPKKSRFKHSRVTFEDEDAGDTLDMHDTHISAVLSKIVERDISSIPISLPEFTGIAFPKALHRSANGAQQVPLSAVGGKKSIFAQQLAAQRLKEGKVPLDLISRDTPKHKPPEQTDMTYHTGDRPCSLSSLRLVSGEGLGCSNRSEETRRIHNENQEKILAMSLSEIQEEQARLLSQLDPSLVEFVRSRRAASGPAPSSSHERPEGKSSEESVHLSSDSTSVAAPSPKPKDVEMEEEEEEEEELSPLSAMIDLPVKPQKEWVHMDQLEPDKLEWMGDIPPPRKTRTKKAMQARFDFNGTLIPPTEDLPTHLGLHHHGDEPERAGYSLQELFLLSRSQLIQQRSLALSTLRNILLKARAGDYHSALQGSVMATLLDAGLLFLLRFALDDGVEGVLGAAVHALRALLVCAEDEECLDLTFHWFRGLATFPLLPSQGEEEEDDEGLDESLKETAKEREERKTDHDVAGLDVVKGLLRMKLLPRLRYILEVVRPCPRVVQDILEILTRIARHSSSSATQVLDCPRMIETVMSEFLPTSWTVPSFSFPQSVYGFPLVCAMKLIRVLATSGRHACARLLNSAGLRERLSRLLSAEPSDLLLESRKALRITTEAYRMWAVAAGYGQACDLYIDLYPALLTALQTVRTALDPADPLLHLQLEKVLALLTLLTQVTHTAGCHQELQAGMVSSSGNECPPPPPVSWGHVTGLPATLVGHLKSFVMGLDNPQQRDSSLALIPAYLIYFEAFYHKLPRQNSFKPVETLHELEQLTNEVLLPLMSHSVVQDLLKNLKSSSVVCNVLSGLVDPDPSPSLPGLACPGWRDRPGLMAHSSPFPLLTSLAFLLDTIMGIHKGLTCKFTSILVSDPVIGYLRVVSQATPTLSHTWSWLHRHEHHLIYMLLRLAYRSVSIVPQVEKHAPLFHQVALVLLPWLLPGSEHLAHDLLATIVFSKDFISESHSGGPEVIELGELHLHDETSHHNSPSLQIVGALLREACTNLASIRGCFLTHLAHLESSVLLSQDALFGRNPWIKSHLLPELSGPMLPSDWPFLPLVSLYEKTGAPDGGGLSVEELPQGVLMAVTQCLQWLLVLEVWREEALKVILPVSKLARLSCVFLCSSDLFLEKPVQKLTWALFRLLSRPSRLECLDLNITPPGLASFHDLYCALLAQYEAVSFGDRLFGCWILLPLQRKYSATLRLAVFGEHVGILRSLGVTLEQLAIPVERFTSPPEDSLPLVRLYFRSLVTGSLKPSWCPVLYVVALAHVNTFVFSQDAAAQELEAARHSMLRIIYRMSEEVLKKHLLLFRMPKQDSQLGFDMYDQLPPGRAKHLESVVGLQNSGGCQAEER; the protein is encoded by the exons ATGTTGCAACGTCCCAAGCCAGGCGGCTCGGAGGCGGACCTCCTGAGAGAGCAGGAGGAGTTCATCAAATCTGGAGCTCCGGCTGCTGCCACCGTGCTCCGCCGACCCGACAAGAGGCGGGGTGAGATGGGAGAAGGCCCCGAGGAGGATCTTCAGAGTCACGATCCAGAAAATCAGAGGGATGTGGTCACCATAGAAG ATCTTCCGGACCAGCTTCCATCCCTGACACCAGCGCCTCCTAAGAAGTCCCGCTTCAAACACAGCCGCGTCACCTTTGAGGACGAGGATGCAGGGGATACGCTGGACATGCATGACACCCACATCAGTGCGGTTCTGTCCAAGATTGTT gAACGAGATATCAGCTCCATTCCAATATCACTGCCGGAATTTACAGGCATTGCATTTCCCAAAGCATTGCATCGCTCAGCGAACGGCGCTCAG CAGGTGCCTCTGTCGGCCGTAGGTGGGAAGAAGAGCATCTTTGCTCAACAGTTAGCGGCTCAGAGACTAAAAGAGGGAAAAGTCCCATTAGACTTGATATCTCGAGATACACCGAAACACAAACCACCGGAACAGACTGATATGACTTATCACACTGGAGACA GGCCATGTTCATTGTCAAGTTTAAGACTGGTCTCTGGTGAAGGACTTGGGTGTTCCAATCGCTCAGAGGAGACCAGGAGGATCCACAATGAGAACCAGGAGAAGATCCTGGCAATGTCCCTGTCTGAGATACAAGAGGAACAGGCGAGGCTCTTATCGCAGCTTG ATCCAAGTCTGGTGGAGTTTGTCCGATCCCGCAGAGCTGCAAGCGGCCCGGCTCCTTCCTCCTCACACGAACGCCCAGAGGGCAAAAGCAGCGAGGAAAGTGTTCATCTCAGTTCAGACTCCACCAGTGTTGCTGCACCCTCTCCAAAACCCAAAGACGTGGAgatggaagaggaagaggaggaagaagaggaactgTCGCCTCTATCTGCCATGATTG ATCTGCCAGTTAAGCCTCAGAAGGAATGGGTGCACATGGATCAACTGGAGCCCGATAAGCTGGAGTGGATGGGGGACATTCCTCCACCCAGAAAAACCCGAACCAAAAAG GCCATGCAGGCCCGTTTTGATTTTAACGGAACTCTTATCCCTCCCACGGAAGATTTGCCCACTCACCTGGGCCTGCATCACCATGGAGACGAGCCTGAG CGTGCAGGTTACTCCCTACAAGAGCTTTTCCTTCTCTCTCGCAGTCAACTCATCCAACAGAGGAGTTTGGCGCTCAGCACCCTCCGCAATATCCTCTTAAAg GCCCGCGCTGGGGACTACCATTCAGCCCTGCAAGGCAGTGTGATGGCCACTCTGCTCGACGCCGGCCTGCTCTTCCTGCTTCGCTTTGCCCTGGATGATGGCGTGGAAGGAGTGCTGGGCGCTGCGGTGCATGCACTCAGAGCACTTCTGGTGTGCGCAGAAGATGAA GAGTGTTTGGACCTCACCTTCCACTGGTTTCGTGGGCTGGCCACCTTCCCCCTGCTGCCATCTCagggggaagaggaggaagacgatGAAGGGCTGGATGAAAGTTTAAAAGAGACTGCCAAGGAGAGGGAGGAGAGGAAGACTGATCATGACGTGGCTGGGCTGGATGTTGTCAAG ggTCTCCTGAGAATGAAACTTCTCCCCAGATTACGTTACATCCTCGAGGTTGTCCGACCCTGCCCCCGGGTTGTTCAGGATATACTTGAGATCCTGACCCGTATTGCCAGACACTCTTCATCGTCTGCCACTCAG GTGTTGGACTGTCCTCGCATGATTGAGACGGTGATGTCGGAGTTCCTTCCCACTTCCTGGACAGTGCCATCTTTTTCCTTCCCCCAGTCTGTTTATGGATTCCCTCTTGTTTGCGCCATGAAGCTCATAAGGGTTTTGGCTACTTCTGGCAGACATGCATGTGCCAGACTG TTGAACTCTGCGGGTTTGAGGGAGCGTCTGTCTCGTCTGCTTAGTGCTGAGCCCAGTGACCTCTTGTTGGAGTCTCGCAAGGCCCTCAGAATCACCACAGAAGCTTATAGGATGTGGGCTGTGGCAGCTGGCTATGGTCAGGCCTGCGACCTGTACAT agattTGTATCCAGCCTTACTGACGGCGTTGCAGACAGTTCGTACCGCGCTGGACCCCGCTGACCCTCTGTTGCATCTGCAACTTGAGAAGGTTTTGGCTCTGCTCACTCTGCTCACTCAGGTTACACATACTGCTGGTTGCCACCAGGAACTGCAAGCTGGCATGGTCAG TTCTTCAGGAAATGaatgccctcctcctcctccggtgTCATGGGGGCATGTCACAGGGTTGCCGGCAACACTTGTGGGCCATTTGAAGAGTTTTGTGATGGGTCTTGATAATCCACAACAGAGAGACAGCAGTCTGGCACTGATACCAGCTTACCTGATCTACTTTGAGGCATTCTACCATAAGCTCCCCAGACAG AACTCTTTCAAGCCAGTGGAAACCCTTCACGAACTGGAGCAGCTGACTAATGAGGTTCTTCTTCCTCTGATGTCCCACAGTGTTGTGCAAGACCTGCTCAAGAACCTAAA GTCCTCCTCAGTAGTATGCAATGTCCTATCTGGTCTTGTGGATCCGGACCCCTCTCCCAGCCTCCCTGGTTTGGCTTGCCCAGGATGGAGGGACCGTCCAGGCTTGATGGCTCACTCCTCTCCCTTCCCTCTCCTCACAAGCCTCGCATTCCTTTTAGACACGATCATGGGCATCCACAAAGGTCTCACCTGCAAG TTTACGAGCATCCTTGTGTCAGATCCTGTCATTGGTTACCTGCGAGTTGTCAGTCAGGCTACACCCACCCTGTCTCATACTTGGTCCTGGCTCCATCGTCACGAGCACCACCTCATCTACATGCTGCTGCGCTTGGCATACAGATCG GTTTCCATTGTGCCACAAGTGGAAAAGCATGCGCCGCTCTTCCACCAGGTGGCGCTCGTTCTTCTCCCATGGTTATTGCCTGGGAGCGAGCACCTTGCTCATGACCTGCTGGCCACCATCGTCTTTAGCAAGGACTTCATATC GGAGAGCCACAGTGGTGGCCCGGAGGTTATCGAGCTCGGGGAACTGCATCTCCACGATGAAACGAGCCATCACAACTCTCCTTCGCTCCAAATTGTGGGAGCTCTCCTGAGGGAAGCCTGCACCAACCTGGCCTCCATTCGTGGCTGCTTCCTTACACATCTGGCCCACCTGGAGTCATCTGTGCTGCTCTCCCAGGATGCTCTCTTTGGCCGCAACCCCTGGATCAAATCCCACCTCCTCCCAGAACTGTCGGGGCCCATGCTGCCATCAGACTGGCCATTCCTTCCACTTGTCAGCCTGTATGAGAAAACCGGGGCGCCTGATGGCGGAGGACTCTCTGTTGAGGAGCTCCCCCAGGGGGTTCTGATGGCAGTCACTCAATGTCTGCAGTGGTTGCTGGTGCTGGAAGTCTGGCGGGAGGAAGCCCTTAAG GTGATCCTTCCGGTTTCAAAGCTGGCCCGGCTGTCTTGTGTGTTCCTGTGTTCCAGTGATTTGTTCCTGGAGAAACCGGTTCAAAAACTGACCTGGGCTCTGTTCCGGTTACTATCCAG GCCATCAAGACTGGAATGTTTAGACCTCAACATTACCCCTCCAGGTCTGGCCTCCTTCCACGATTTGTACTGCGCCCTCTTGGCTCAGTACGAGGCCGTGTCATTTGGGGACCGCCTCTTCGGCTGCTGGATTCTGTTGCCCTTGCAGAGGAAGTACAGCGCCACCTTGAGGTTGGCTGTCTTTGGGGAACATGTGGGCATTCTGAGGTCATTGGGTGTCACTCTGGAACAG CTTGCCATCCCCGTGGAGCGGTTCACCTCCCCCCCTGAAGATTCCCTTCCTCTGGTACGCCTCTATTTCCGCTCCCTTGTCACCGGTAGCCTGAAGCCTTCCTGGTGTCCCGTCCTGTATGTGGTGGCTCTGGCTCATGTCAACACTTTTGTCTTCTCTCAGGATGCTGCAGCCCAG GAGCTCGAAGCAGCACGACACAGCATGCTGAGGATAATCTACCGCATGTCGGAagag GTGTTAAAGAAGCACCTGTTGCTGTTCCGCATGCCCAAACAGGACTCCCAGTTGGGTTTTGACATGTATGATCAGTTGCCTCCCGGAAGAGCGAAGCATTTGGAGAGCGTCGTCGGCCTGCAGAACAGCGGTGGCTGTCAAGCGGAGGAGAGGTGA
- the rpap1 gene encoding RNA polymerase II-associated protein 1 isoform X1: protein MLQRPKPGGSEADLLREQEEFIKSGAPAAATVLRRPDKRRGEMGEGPEEDLQSHDPENQRDVVTIEDLPDQLPSLTPAPPKKSRFKHSRVTFEDEDAGDTLDMHDTHISAVLSKIVERDISSIPISLPEFTGIAFPKALHRSANGAQQVPLSAVGGKKSIFAQQLAAQRLKEGKVPLDLISRDTPKHKPPEQTDMTYHTGDTGPCSLSSLRLVSGEGLGCSNRSEETRRIHNENQEKILAMSLSEIQEEQARLLSQLDPSLVEFVRSRRAASGPAPSSSHERPEGKSSEESVHLSSDSTSVAAPSPKPKDVEMEEEEEEEEELSPLSAMIDLPVKPQKEWVHMDQLEPDKLEWMGDIPPPRKTRTKKAMQARFDFNGTLIPPTEDLPTHLGLHHHGDEPERAGYSLQELFLLSRSQLIQQRSLALSTLRNILLKARAGDYHSALQGSVMATLLDAGLLFLLRFALDDGVEGVLGAAVHALRALLVCAEDEECLDLTFHWFRGLATFPLLPSQGEEEEDDEGLDESLKETAKEREERKTDHDVAGLDVVKGLLRMKLLPRLRYILEVVRPCPRVVQDILEILTRIARHSSSSATQVLDCPRMIETVMSEFLPTSWTVPSFSFPQSVYGFPLVCAMKLIRVLATSGRHACARLLNSAGLRERLSRLLSAEPSDLLLESRKALRITTEAYRMWAVAAGYGQACDLYIDLYPALLTALQTVRTALDPADPLLHLQLEKVLALLTLLTQVTHTAGCHQELQAGMVSSSGNECPPPPPVSWGHVTGLPATLVGHLKSFVMGLDNPQQRDSSLALIPAYLIYFEAFYHKLPRQNSFKPVETLHELEQLTNEVLLPLMSHSVVQDLLKNLKSSSVVCNVLSGLVDPDPSPSLPGLACPGWRDRPGLMAHSSPFPLLTSLAFLLDTIMGIHKGLTCKFTSILVSDPVIGYLRVVSQATPTLSHTWSWLHRHEHHLIYMLLRLAYRSVSIVPQVEKHAPLFHQVALVLLPWLLPGSEHLAHDLLATIVFSKDFISESHSGGPEVIELGELHLHDETSHHNSPSLQIVGALLREACTNLASIRGCFLTHLAHLESSVLLSQDALFGRNPWIKSHLLPELSGPMLPSDWPFLPLVSLYEKTGAPDGGGLSVEELPQGVLMAVTQCLQWLLVLEVWREEALKVILPVSKLARLSCVFLCSSDLFLEKPVQKLTWALFRLLSRPSRLECLDLNITPPGLASFHDLYCALLAQYEAVSFGDRLFGCWILLPLQRKYSATLRLAVFGEHVGILRSLGVTLEQLAIPVERFTSPPEDSLPLVRLYFRSLVTGSLKPSWCPVLYVVALAHVNTFVFSQDAAAQELEAARHSMLRIIYRMSEEVLKKHLLLFRMPKQDSQLGFDMYDQLPPGRAKHLESVVGLQNSGGCQAEER, encoded by the exons ATGTTGCAACGTCCCAAGCCAGGCGGCTCGGAGGCGGACCTCCTGAGAGAGCAGGAGGAGTTCATCAAATCTGGAGCTCCGGCTGCTGCCACCGTGCTCCGCCGACCCGACAAGAGGCGGGGTGAGATGGGAGAAGGCCCCGAGGAGGATCTTCAGAGTCACGATCCAGAAAATCAGAGGGATGTGGTCACCATAGAAG ATCTTCCGGACCAGCTTCCATCCCTGACACCAGCGCCTCCTAAGAAGTCCCGCTTCAAACACAGCCGCGTCACCTTTGAGGACGAGGATGCAGGGGATACGCTGGACATGCATGACACCCACATCAGTGCGGTTCTGTCCAAGATTGTT gAACGAGATATCAGCTCCATTCCAATATCACTGCCGGAATTTACAGGCATTGCATTTCCCAAAGCATTGCATCGCTCAGCGAACGGCGCTCAG CAGGTGCCTCTGTCGGCCGTAGGTGGGAAGAAGAGCATCTTTGCTCAACAGTTAGCGGCTCAGAGACTAAAAGAGGGAAAAGTCCCATTAGACTTGATATCTCGAGATACACCGAAACACAAACCACCGGAACAGACTGATATGACTTATCACACTGGAGACA CAGGGCCATGTTCATTGTCAAGTTTAAGACTGGTCTCTGGTGAAGGACTTGGGTGTTCCAATCGCTCAGAGGAGACCAGGAGGATCCACAATGAGAACCAGGAGAAGATCCTGGCAATGTCCCTGTCTGAGATACAAGAGGAACAGGCGAGGCTCTTATCGCAGCTTG ATCCAAGTCTGGTGGAGTTTGTCCGATCCCGCAGAGCTGCAAGCGGCCCGGCTCCTTCCTCCTCACACGAACGCCCAGAGGGCAAAAGCAGCGAGGAAAGTGTTCATCTCAGTTCAGACTCCACCAGTGTTGCTGCACCCTCTCCAAAACCCAAAGACGTGGAgatggaagaggaagaggaggaagaagaggaactgTCGCCTCTATCTGCCATGATTG ATCTGCCAGTTAAGCCTCAGAAGGAATGGGTGCACATGGATCAACTGGAGCCCGATAAGCTGGAGTGGATGGGGGACATTCCTCCACCCAGAAAAACCCGAACCAAAAAG GCCATGCAGGCCCGTTTTGATTTTAACGGAACTCTTATCCCTCCCACGGAAGATTTGCCCACTCACCTGGGCCTGCATCACCATGGAGACGAGCCTGAG CGTGCAGGTTACTCCCTACAAGAGCTTTTCCTTCTCTCTCGCAGTCAACTCATCCAACAGAGGAGTTTGGCGCTCAGCACCCTCCGCAATATCCTCTTAAAg GCCCGCGCTGGGGACTACCATTCAGCCCTGCAAGGCAGTGTGATGGCCACTCTGCTCGACGCCGGCCTGCTCTTCCTGCTTCGCTTTGCCCTGGATGATGGCGTGGAAGGAGTGCTGGGCGCTGCGGTGCATGCACTCAGAGCACTTCTGGTGTGCGCAGAAGATGAA GAGTGTTTGGACCTCACCTTCCACTGGTTTCGTGGGCTGGCCACCTTCCCCCTGCTGCCATCTCagggggaagaggaggaagacgatGAAGGGCTGGATGAAAGTTTAAAAGAGACTGCCAAGGAGAGGGAGGAGAGGAAGACTGATCATGACGTGGCTGGGCTGGATGTTGTCAAG ggTCTCCTGAGAATGAAACTTCTCCCCAGATTACGTTACATCCTCGAGGTTGTCCGACCCTGCCCCCGGGTTGTTCAGGATATACTTGAGATCCTGACCCGTATTGCCAGACACTCTTCATCGTCTGCCACTCAG GTGTTGGACTGTCCTCGCATGATTGAGACGGTGATGTCGGAGTTCCTTCCCACTTCCTGGACAGTGCCATCTTTTTCCTTCCCCCAGTCTGTTTATGGATTCCCTCTTGTTTGCGCCATGAAGCTCATAAGGGTTTTGGCTACTTCTGGCAGACATGCATGTGCCAGACTG TTGAACTCTGCGGGTTTGAGGGAGCGTCTGTCTCGTCTGCTTAGTGCTGAGCCCAGTGACCTCTTGTTGGAGTCTCGCAAGGCCCTCAGAATCACCACAGAAGCTTATAGGATGTGGGCTGTGGCAGCTGGCTATGGTCAGGCCTGCGACCTGTACAT agattTGTATCCAGCCTTACTGACGGCGTTGCAGACAGTTCGTACCGCGCTGGACCCCGCTGACCCTCTGTTGCATCTGCAACTTGAGAAGGTTTTGGCTCTGCTCACTCTGCTCACTCAGGTTACACATACTGCTGGTTGCCACCAGGAACTGCAAGCTGGCATGGTCAG TTCTTCAGGAAATGaatgccctcctcctcctccggtgTCATGGGGGCATGTCACAGGGTTGCCGGCAACACTTGTGGGCCATTTGAAGAGTTTTGTGATGGGTCTTGATAATCCACAACAGAGAGACAGCAGTCTGGCACTGATACCAGCTTACCTGATCTACTTTGAGGCATTCTACCATAAGCTCCCCAGACAG AACTCTTTCAAGCCAGTGGAAACCCTTCACGAACTGGAGCAGCTGACTAATGAGGTTCTTCTTCCTCTGATGTCCCACAGTGTTGTGCAAGACCTGCTCAAGAACCTAAA GTCCTCCTCAGTAGTATGCAATGTCCTATCTGGTCTTGTGGATCCGGACCCCTCTCCCAGCCTCCCTGGTTTGGCTTGCCCAGGATGGAGGGACCGTCCAGGCTTGATGGCTCACTCCTCTCCCTTCCCTCTCCTCACAAGCCTCGCATTCCTTTTAGACACGATCATGGGCATCCACAAAGGTCTCACCTGCAAG TTTACGAGCATCCTTGTGTCAGATCCTGTCATTGGTTACCTGCGAGTTGTCAGTCAGGCTACACCCACCCTGTCTCATACTTGGTCCTGGCTCCATCGTCACGAGCACCACCTCATCTACATGCTGCTGCGCTTGGCATACAGATCG GTTTCCATTGTGCCACAAGTGGAAAAGCATGCGCCGCTCTTCCACCAGGTGGCGCTCGTTCTTCTCCCATGGTTATTGCCTGGGAGCGAGCACCTTGCTCATGACCTGCTGGCCACCATCGTCTTTAGCAAGGACTTCATATC GGAGAGCCACAGTGGTGGCCCGGAGGTTATCGAGCTCGGGGAACTGCATCTCCACGATGAAACGAGCCATCACAACTCTCCTTCGCTCCAAATTGTGGGAGCTCTCCTGAGGGAAGCCTGCACCAACCTGGCCTCCATTCGTGGCTGCTTCCTTACACATCTGGCCCACCTGGAGTCATCTGTGCTGCTCTCCCAGGATGCTCTCTTTGGCCGCAACCCCTGGATCAAATCCCACCTCCTCCCAGAACTGTCGGGGCCCATGCTGCCATCAGACTGGCCATTCCTTCCACTTGTCAGCCTGTATGAGAAAACCGGGGCGCCTGATGGCGGAGGACTCTCTGTTGAGGAGCTCCCCCAGGGGGTTCTGATGGCAGTCACTCAATGTCTGCAGTGGTTGCTGGTGCTGGAAGTCTGGCGGGAGGAAGCCCTTAAG GTGATCCTTCCGGTTTCAAAGCTGGCCCGGCTGTCTTGTGTGTTCCTGTGTTCCAGTGATTTGTTCCTGGAGAAACCGGTTCAAAAACTGACCTGGGCTCTGTTCCGGTTACTATCCAG GCCATCAAGACTGGAATGTTTAGACCTCAACATTACCCCTCCAGGTCTGGCCTCCTTCCACGATTTGTACTGCGCCCTCTTGGCTCAGTACGAGGCCGTGTCATTTGGGGACCGCCTCTTCGGCTGCTGGATTCTGTTGCCCTTGCAGAGGAAGTACAGCGCCACCTTGAGGTTGGCTGTCTTTGGGGAACATGTGGGCATTCTGAGGTCATTGGGTGTCACTCTGGAACAG CTTGCCATCCCCGTGGAGCGGTTCACCTCCCCCCCTGAAGATTCCCTTCCTCTGGTACGCCTCTATTTCCGCTCCCTTGTCACCGGTAGCCTGAAGCCTTCCTGGTGTCCCGTCCTGTATGTGGTGGCTCTGGCTCATGTCAACACTTTTGTCTTCTCTCAGGATGCTGCAGCCCAG GAGCTCGAAGCAGCACGACACAGCATGCTGAGGATAATCTACCGCATGTCGGAagag GTGTTAAAGAAGCACCTGTTGCTGTTCCGCATGCCCAAACAGGACTCCCAGTTGGGTTTTGACATGTATGATCAGTTGCCTCCCGGAAGAGCGAAGCATTTGGAGAGCGTCGTCGGCCTGCAGAACAGCGGTGGCTGTCAAGCGGAGGAGAGGTGA